The Drosophila mauritiana strain mau12 chromosome 2R, ASM438214v1, whole genome shotgun sequence genome has a segment encoding these proteins:
- the LOC117136878 gene encoding uncharacterized protein LOC117136878, producing the protein MKAQTMAKVLSAVVLVVMVGHVAANTAISCHTCEGANCQRVQLSKTQTCVDSLDYCVTIYDEAKVLFKGCSLEIPKDLRSKCNDNRSCHKCNTKECNNVGSAKYACIQCDSSKDSNCASNAAALEAARCSAPTAPNSYCYVKSSGGSIVRGCSTTETDQQSCLNDANCLLCSPGDIRNCNAANIVESSNVGNRFIRFLR; encoded by the exons ATGAAGGCCCAAACAATGGCGAAGGTGTTGAGTgcggtggtgctggtggttaTGGTGGGTCATGTGGCCGCTAACACGGCAATCAGTTGCCACACTTGTGAAGGAGCTAATTGCCAAAGGGTTCAACTGAGTAAAACGCAGACATGTGTGGATTCCCTGGACTATTGTGTGACCATCTACGATGAAG CCAAGGTTTTGTTCAAGGGTTGCTCCCTGGAGATTCCGAAGGACTTGCGTTCCAAATGCAATGACAATCGCTCTTGCCACAAATGCAACACGAAAGAATGCAACAATGTGGGATCTGCGAAGTATGCTTGCATTCAGTGCGATTCCAGCAAG GACTCCAATTGCGCTTCTAATGCCGCCGCTTTGGAAGCAGCCCGTTGCAGTGCCCCCACGGCTCCAAACTCGTATTGCTATGTGAAATCCTCGGGAGGATCCATTGTGCGTGGATGCTCCACCACCGAAACCGATCAGCAGAGCTGTCTGAACGATGCCAACTGCCTGTTGTGCTCACCTGGCGACATTAGGAACTGCAATGCTGCCAACATCGTCGAGAGCTCAAATGTAGGAAACCGCTTCATCCGATTCCTGAGATAa
- the LOC117137025 gene encoding uncharacterized protein LOC117137025, with translation MANYTITTRHVGGYWKDSKRVRKLEGVGIQLISATTRFCPNCHFNLLEEIATYVDCRNGGQETRKVDSATFGNPTRHLQRSWMSERKYGQTEGRTDMARSTRL, from the exons ATGGCAAATTACACAATAACCACAAGACATGTAGGCGGTTACTGGAAAGATTCGAAACGAGTCCGGAAACTGGAGGGAGTC ggaattcaattaatttcCGCAACAACTCGTTTCTGCCCCAACTGTCACTTCAATTTGCTGGAGGAGATTGCCACATATGTGGACTGCAGAAATGGAGGGCAGGAAACACGGAAAGTAGACAGTGCAACATTCGGGAATCCCACTCGTCATCTTCAGCGTTCCTGGATGTCTGAG CGCAAATATGGACAGACAGAGGGACGGACCGACATGGCCAGATCAACCCGGCTATAG
- the LOC117137600 gene encoding uncharacterized protein LOC117137600: MKSTAAGVALLLLVLNHSSDAYTHNWHSGPINCYECSTLDECSAGSGALRKCLGNDGQSCVAIFNSDGAVIERGCSDNLASVCTESGDNCYECRSHGCNSLKSKENLLDCVVCDAQSDDNCVFDIELVTERRKCNQQCITALYPTNSEVGAPLELVRSCLDDLDLDDREACSEGSLENCVACSTASCNTVDLGVRGSCNVCKGDCSNPQSKTCRAVPSGNKPESCFIEIDASGAIYEMGCLSQYNVSDVTLMETNKQLWYCTGDNCNVESALAKPQTCKLCSSRTDEDCAVAPDNVETNTLCESLVNTDCYSRILENGHTERGCLTSLEGEDYLDCLKDSNSTKCSRCTGELCNELLQPTERLSCQICDSGKDASCEGTPSASALCLLHTPNQQCITVIDLLGNTQRGCSASVECESSNPKKCEVCSGDDCNTGNLKRLEDGQPGLWGQNLPLSCQSCSDATSCAASDLSNTTCSSNSDYCVTVFGANGSVSAKGCSQEVEQTWASYCDANGGSCHNCNSNGCNSATSLDSYTECIYCDYENEDCATNAANVKSRRLCNGQCFTGSRRRSSENFIFDTVRGCLDDKDPEDQAACIAGTDTACIACSGANCNVENISEISQSCYKCSGSDCDDPKASNCSQYSPDDRCYILFDYNADIRGMGCQSDLDEEYVDENFHSLLFCDDNDCNFFDILPTPHECIVCDSSEDPNCATDPSKITLIGNCGVLPYTSCQTRIINGRTQRSCLSSLERENLQECLDGTGNCVVCTGDRCNVDIYPADRRRCQRCNSVTDPTCSSAPDASEVCPYYLENEGCSAKLVDGETYRGCQREFTCDDSDKQHCRLCSGKDNCNVADLFNSNIGYPSKWLTPPVNCYSCNGTDCQGASSGTLRKCTGNDEQNCGTVFDASGSVIFRGCSDTLYEDAELLQYCDENSANCKFCKSSGCNNAKELSTYVDCLFCDGSDEAECVRKVGDITRTLSCQGSCLTGLYPRNRSEANPVYDLARGCLDDLDYDDREACSAGTLENCVSCSGATCNKADVPEDRLSCNVCEDAACETLTSKLCLGYRSGDQCYIHVGDRAIKAMGCATDLQDSFLLTNRRDLYLCSGDDCNTKDKLNLNGVSCKVCNSTYDDGCVAGVTVSATVCEHYINPECYSYLNEEGVLLRGCLMDTNDELFDECSSAGSTNCTICSTNNCNNDVYPSNWLTCLRCDSASDADCALNPTSYSSYCRTYSEDDACVTSLSNGRTRRGCQSELNCDASQAGSCRVCSGANCNTVDLQSSYVGEPGKWTDLPLSCHVCSDAASCASVGTETTKCEGNNKQTCSTVFNSEGQAVARGCSDAVLAANLDYCDLNGDKCVQCKSDGCNNAVSFDSYVDCYFCDAEDDVNCAWEKPESTRKCQGQCMTGLYPRSSSWDSALLPTRGCLDDLNEAERTSCAAGTHSNCTACTGSLCNGEDVIANPLECYTCKDPFCEDPTTAKCVAYRENDQCYLAYDDSGVVAMGCASEFEKQVIKELVAQQRLLLCSGQKCNEYSITPDPNTCLQCTSTDDPRCATNPNQLTTTNICSQIPYTECVTQIDSQGNTIRGCMSSLGGDDFYECLTGDGKLCETCTGDRCNGLSVFPAERRKCYQCDSTSDPNCAASPATLTSTVCPIYSQDESCVTTLLNGITHRGCSSSLTCSDPSDSRTCRVCSSADGCNTINLEKIGEDGLPGAWQEVPIECLACSGTDCASGGGTLTKCSGYDNCVTVFSDSGSVTQRGCSESVFEESDYCDENPAYCPRCNSNGCNTADSQDKYVECIVCDSSVDSNCVSDPTQITKTRQCHERCVSAFLPLFNETEDPSYALIRNCYDDLEKEDRDACTAGSKRFCATCEGAKCNSEDLVASRHSCLVCQGDECQSPKASSCSNYREHDECYIQFDEERSITSLGCLSELSHDDIYLLKRSKRLLTCSDNDCNTIESVPETQTCTLCSSRTEANCAISPISVVSSTDCTLGGFPECYSRVLSDGSTERGCLSSLEDDDFLSCYNSTSASCNSCQGNKCNQLVYPSNRRSCHVCNSGTDANCESNPSSLTVCYLYDADDQCVTNLRNGVTYRNCATSLSCEANAKTCVYCEGDGCNQIDLAAKSDDNIGKWQDLPLECLTCEGTGCQEEEIASVKCQNNNEQDCLTVFGSDGAVTRRGCQDEVEADATISTYCGTNAGSCPSCKSNNCNNATALSQYTTCIYCDSYKDSSCLWDPTSASHRTRQCQGQCMTALYGSADAGLDLIRTCLDDKEASDQLTCANGSDSTCAACSGDSCNVQSLPEDRLSCYTCEGDECEDPQPKTCAIYKPEDSCFLWVDEENDLKQLGCLSSFRNQDLEAIIKTKRISVCNGTNCNVPQLQSPVRCAVCDSREDSSCATDAQAIGTFSTCSQLPHTGCFTRLENDGSTQRGCLYDLGQTDFASCLLGSDANCTVCSVDGCNREVFPADRQVCYSCTSADDSSCESDPSYTLACPWVSDTETCKTLLSGNVTTRGCSSIVECDSSDFRNCRSCSGSECNAIDLANRVDDGQHGLYQDLPLKCHSCVGEHCLSSLGPAVTCSLNPEQDCKTVFEADGVSVRRRGCSDDVDDYEDRYCRKNPALCFTCKSNECNDAWSTEEYVSCTFCNSANRSSCITDPKESDLSKRSCKGQCLVALIGEDLIRSCLDDKELYDRSDCSTDESGTNCATCSGAECNTFSYPADRLSCHTCSDATCSSSQSQACLAYKTNDYCFAKYATDGKVELMGCASSQNSSSLEQWQEGNLLYSCQGSECNELSRLPAEGECLSCDSSKTLECAQDPTAVLTTITCHAPNSDCITRLANGHTHRGCRSELSSTESSSCVADGTCSACSGAKCNVEIFPNNRRRCYICNSIDDPLCAQHPSSLAVCPIYEANDVCVTSFNNGLLRRGCASELECEIDNEDHCNKCSTDGCNTIELTGSAGGLSGLGLGLTLIVAWLISSTQRL; encoded by the exons ATGAAATCTACGGCGGCAGGAGTAGCTTTGCTACTTCTAGTGCTAAATCACTCAAGTG ATGCTTATACCCACAACTGGCATTCGGGCCCCATCAATTGCTACGAGTGTTCCACACTCGATGAGTGCTCTGCAGGATCTGGAGCCCTGCGAAAATGTCTGGGTAACGATGGCCAAAGTTGTGTGGCCATCTTCAACAGCGATGGTGCTGTGATTGAGAGAGGGTGCAGCGACAACTTAGCATCCGTTTGCACGGAAAGCGGCGATAATTGCTATGAGTGCCGATCCCACGGATGCAACTCCCTGAAAAGCAAGGAGAATTTGCTGGATTGCGTGGTTTGCGATGCCCAGAGCGATGATAACTGTGTCTTCGACATTGAACTTGTGACCGAGAGAAGGAAGTGCAACCAACAATGTATTACAGCACTTTACCCCACAAATAGTGAAGTGGGTGCTCCGTTGGAATTGGTTCGCAGTTGTTTGGATGATCTGGATCTGGACGATCGAGAGGCCTGTTCCGAAGGATCCCTCGAAAACTGCGTTGCCTGCAGTACGGCAAGCTGTAACACAGTGGATTTGGGTGTCCGTGGAAGCTGTAATGTCTGCAAAGGAGATTGCAGCAATCCCCAATCGAAAACCTGCCGAGCTGTCCCATCTGGGAATAAGCCAGAGAGCTGCTTCATCGAAATCGATGCATCCGGAGCTATCTACGAAATGGGATGCCTAAGTCAATACAATGTGAGCGATGTTACCCTCATGGAAACCAACAAGCAGTTGTGGTACTGCACTGGTGACAATTGCAATGTGGAATCTGCTCTGGCAAAACCACAAACATGCAAGCTGTGCAGCTCCCGGACGGATGAGGATTGCGCCGTGGCCCCCGATAATGTGGAAACGAATACGCTGTGCGAAAGTCTCGTGAACACCGATTGCTATTCAAGGATCCTGGAAAATGGACACACGGAGAGGGGCTGCCTGACCAGCTTGGAGGGTGAGGATTACCTGGACTGCCTCAAGGACAGCAATAGCACCAAGTGCAGCAGATGCACAGGAGAGTTGTGCAACGAGCTg CTCCAACCCACGGAGCGACTGAGCTGTCAGATTTGCGATTCCGGTAAAGATGCCTCCTGTGAAGGAACGCCCTCCGCCTCTGCCCTCTGTCTTCTGCACACTCCCAACCAGCAGTGCATAACTGTTATAGATCTCTTGGGTAACACTCAACGTGGATGCAGTGCATCCGTGGAGTGTGAGTCCAGTAACCCGAAAAAGTGTGAGGTCTGCTCTGGAGACGATTGTAATACTGGAAACCTGAAGAGGTTGGAAGATGGACAGCCAGGGCTGTGGGGACAGAATTTGCCTCTAAGCTGCCAGAGCTGTTCTGATGCCACCAGTTGTGCCGCCAGTGATCTTTCGAATACAACCTGCTCAAGTAACTCCGACTATTGTGTGACAGTATTCGGTGCGAATGGATCTGTGTCGGCTAAGGGTTGTAGCCAGGAGGTTGAGCAGACCTGGGCCAGTTACTGTGATGCCAATGGCGGAAGCTGCCACAATTGCAACTCCAATGGATGCAACAGTGCCACATCCTTGGACAGCTACACCGAATGCATCTACTGCGACTACGAGAACGAAGATTGTGCCACCAATGCCGCAAACGTAAAGTCCCGCCGCCTTTGTAATGGCCAGTGCTTTACTGGTTCCCGCAGGAGATCCAGTGAGAACTTCATTTTCGACACTGTGCGAGGATGTTTGGATGACAAGGATCCGGAGGATCAGGCAGCCTGCATTGCTGGCACCGATACGGCATGCATAGCCTGCTCCGGAGCCAACTGCAATGTGGAGAACATATCCGAAATCTCACAGTCCTGCTACAAATGCTCAGGATCCGATTGCGATGACCCGAAGGCCAGCAACTGCAGCCAGTACAGTCCCGATGATCGTTGCTATATCCTCTTCGACTATAATGCAGATATCAGGGGCATGGGCTGCCAGTCCGATTTGGATGAGGAGTATGTGGATGAAAACTTCCACTCTCTCCTGTTCTGCGATGACAACGACTGCAACTTCTTCGATATTCTACCAACCCCACACGAGTGTATCGTCTGCGATTCTTCTGAAGATCCCAACTGTGCTACGGATCCTTCAAAAATCACATTAATTGGAAATTGTGGAGTCCTACCGTATACCAGCTGTCAGACACGCATCATAA ATGGCAGAACTCAGCGTAGTTGCCTGAGCAGCTTAGAACGTGAGAATTTGCAGGAGTGCCTCGATGGAACAGGAAACTGTGTGGTTTGCACTGGCGATCGCTGTAACGTCGATATATATCCCGCGGATCGTCGTCGTTGTCAGCGCTGCAACTCAGTCACCGATCCCACGTGCTCATCTgctcccgatgcatccgaggTGTGTCCCTACTATCTGGAAAACGAAGGATGCAGTGCCAAGTTGGTGGATGGAGAAACCTATCGTGGTTGCCAGCGGGAGTTCACCTGCGACGATTCCGACAAGCAGCACTGCCGTCTGTGCTCAGGCAAGGACAATTGCAATGTGGCGGATCTGTTCAACTCCAACATTGGATATCCGAGCAAGTGGCTAACTCCGCCAGTTAATTGCTATTCCTGCAACGGCACCGATTGCCAGGGAGCCAGCTCGGGCACCTTACGCAAGTGTACTGGTAATGATGAGCAGAATTGCGGCACCGTTTTTGATGCCTCTGGTTCGGTGATCTTCCGTGGTTGCTCGGACACACTCTACGAGGATGCTGAGCTGCTTCAATACTGCGATGAAAACTCGGCCAACTGCAAGTTCTGCAAGTCCAGCGGTTGTAATAACGCCAAGGAGTTGAGCACCTATGTGGATTGCCTGTTCTGCGATGGAAGCGATGAGGCCGAATGCGTCCGAAAAGTGGGCGATATAACCCGAACTTTGTCCTGCCAGGGCAGCTGCCTAACTGGCCTGTATCCCCGCAATCGATCGGAGGCCAATCCTGTTTACGATCTGGCTCGCGGCTGTTTGGACGACCTCGATTACGATGATCGTGAGGCATGCTCTGCCGGAACCCTGGAGAACTGTGTTTCCTGCTCGGGCGCCACGTGCAACAAAGCTGATGTTCCCGAGGATCGTCTCAGCTGCAATGTCTGTGAGGATGCCGCCTGTGAAACACTTACCAGTAAACTTTGTTTGGGATATCGATCCGGAGATCAGTGCTATATACATGTGGGCGATCGCGCTATCAAGGCCATGGGTTGTGCCACCGACTTGCAGGATTCGTTCCTGTTAACCAATCGCAGGGACCTCTATCTCTGCTCCGGCGACGATTGCAATACAAAGGATAAGCTGAATTTGAATGGCGTTTCGTGCAAGGTCTGTAATTCTACTTATGATGATGGATGTGTTGCAGGAGTCACGGTCTCGGCTACTGTTTGCGAACACTACATCAATCCCGAGTGTTATAGTTATCTGAATGAGGAAGGCGTTTTGCTGCGTGGTTGCCTTATGGATACCAATGATGAACTGTTCGATGAATGCTCCAGCGCTGGCAGCACCAACTGTACCATTTGCAGCACGAATAATTGCAACAACGACGTGTATCCCTCAAATTGGCTGACTTGCTTGCGTTGCGACTCCGCCAGCGATGCGGATTGTGCCCTGAATCCGACGAGCTATTCGAGCTACTGTCGCACCTATTCCGAGGATGATGCCTGTGTGACTTCTCTGTCCAACGGTCGTACCCGTCGTGGCTGCCAATCGGAGCTGAATTGCGATGCATCTCAGGCGGGTAGCTGCCGAGTGTGCTCCGGAGCCAACTGCAACACTGTGGATCTTCAGTCGAGCTACGTTGGTGAGCCAGGAAAGTGGACGGATCTTCCGCTGAGCTGTCACGTTTGTAGCGATGCAGCCAGTTGTGCGTCAGTGGGTACGGAAACCACGAAGTGTGAGGGTAACAACAAGCAGACGTGCTCGACGGTTTTCAATTCCGAGGGTCAAGCGGTGGCCAGAGGATGCAGTGACGCTGTCTTGGCTGCCAACTTGGACTACTGCGATTTGAACGGAGACAAGTGCGTACAGTGTAAGTCGGATGGATGCAATAATGCCGTCTCCTTCGACTCCTATGTGGATTGCTACTTCTGTGATGCCGAGGATGATGTGAACTGCGCATGGGAGAAGCCAGAAAGTACCAGAAAGTGCCAGGGTCAGTGCATGACGGGATTGTATCCTCGCAGCTCATCCTGGGACTCCGCACTGCTGCCCACTCGCGGATGCCTGGACGACTTGAATGAAGCGGAACGAACATCCTGCGCAGCGGGAACTCATTCCAATTGCACCGCCTGCACTGGATCGCTCTGCAATGGAGAAGATGTCATTGCGAATCCCCTGGAGTGCTACACTTGCAAAGACCCGTTCTGTGAAGACCCGACAACAGCGAAGTGTGTGGCCTACCGGGAGAATGACCAATGCTATTTGGCTTACGACGACTCTGGGGTGGTGGCCATGGGCTGCGCCAGTGAGTTTGAAAAGCAAGTTATCAAGGAGCTGGTGGCCCAGCAACGTTTGCTTCTGTGCTCCGGACAAAAGTGTAACGAATACAGCATTACACCCGATCCCAACACTTGTCTGCAATGTACCTCTACGGATGATCCTCGATGTGCCACCAACCCGAACCAGTTGACCACTACCAATATTTGTTCCCAGATTCCCTACACAGAGTGTGTTACCCAGATTGATAGTCAGGGTAACACCATTCGTGGTTGCATGTCCAGTTTGGGTGGAGACGATTTCTACGAGTGTCTCACTGGCGATGGAAAACTCTGCGAAACGTGCACTGGAGACCGTTGCAACGGCTTATCCGTATTCCCCGCCGAACGTAGGAAGTGTTATCAGTGCGATTCCACCAGTGACCCCAACTGTGCCGCCTCACCAGCTACTCTTACAAGCACTGTGTGCCCCATTTACTCCCAGGACGAGTCCTGTGTAACCACATTGTTGAATGGCATTACGCACCGAGGATGCAGTTCGTCACTCACCTGCTCAGATCCCTCCGATTCCAGGACGTGCCGCGTCTGCAGTTCCGCCGATGGTTGCAACACCATTAACCTTGAGAAAATTGGCGAGGATGGCTTGCCTGGAGCATGGCAAGAGGTCCCCATTGAGTGTCTGGCGTGCTCGGGAACAGATTGTGCTTCTGGTGGAGGTACCCTAACGAAGTGCTCGGGATATGATAACTGTGTGACCGTGTTCAGTGATTCCGGTTCAGTTACTCAAAGAGGTTGCTCAGAGTCCGTCTTCGAGGAGTCCGACTACTGCGATGAAAATCCCGCCTACTGCCCCCGTTGTAATTCCAATGGCTGCAACACTGCCGACTCCCAGGATAAATATGTGGAATGCATCGTTTGTGATTCCAGTGTGGACTCGAATTGTGTTAGTGATCCCACACAGATCACGAAGACACGCCAGTGCCATGAACGTTGTGTCTCTGCCTTCTTGCCCCTCTTCAACGAAACTGAGGATCCCAGCTATGCGCTAATCCGCAATTGCTATGATGACTTGGAAAAGGAGGATCGTGATGCCTGCACAGCCGGTAGCAAGAGGTTCTGCGCCACTTGTGAAGGAGCCAAGTGCAATTCCGAGGACTTAGTGGCCAGCCGGCATAGCTGTTTGGTATGCCAGGGAGATGAGTGCCAGAGTCCAAAAGCTAGCAGTTGCTCCAATTACAGGGAGCACGATGAGTGCTACATTCAGTTCGATGAGGAGAGGTCGATCACCTCGCTCGGCTGTCTGAGTGAATTGAGTCACGACGATATCTATCTGCTGAAGCGCTCCAAGAGATTGCTGACTTGCAGCGATAACGATTGCAACACCATTGAATCCGTGCCAGAAACTCAGACTTGCACTCTGTGCAGCTCGCGTACCGAGGCCAACTGTGCGATAAGTCCCATAAGTGTCGTTTCATCCACAGATTGTACCTTGGGTGGCTTCCCTGAATGCTATTCCCGTGTCCTGTCCGATGGTAGCACAGAGAGAGGTTGTCTCTCCAGCTTGGAGGACGACGACTTCCTCTCGTGCTACAACAGCACCTCTGCCTCGTGCAACTCCTGCCAGGGAAATAAGTGCAACCAACTGGTTTACCCCAGTAATCGCCGATCCTGCCACGTCTGCAACTCCGGAACGGACGCCAATTGTGAAAGCAACCCCAGTAGCCTTACCGTGTGCTATCTGTACGATGCAGATGACCAGTGTGTGACCAATCTGAGGAATGGAGTGACCTACAGGAACTGCGCCACCTCGCTTAGTTGCGAGGCGAATGCCAAGACCTGTGTCTACTGCGAGGGCGATGGATGCAATCAGATCGATTTGGCCGCCAAGTCCGATGACAATATTGGAAAGTGGCAAGATCTTCCTCTGGAGTGTCTTACCTGCGAGGGTACCGGCTGCCAGGAGGAGGAGATTGCCTCGGTCAAGTGCCAGAACAACAACGAACAGGACTGCCTGACAGTGTTTGGATCAGATGGAGCCGTGACCAGACGCGGCTGCCAGGATGAGGTCGAGGCGGATGCCACCATCTCCACATATTGTGGTACCAACGCCGGCAGCTGTCCTTCTTGCAAGTccaacaactgcaacaatgCCACTGCCCTGAGTCAGTACACCACCTGTATTTACTGCGACTCCTACAAGGATTCCTCCTGCTTGTGGGATCCTACAAGTGCCAGCCACAGAACTCGTCAGTGCCAGGGCCAGTGTATGACTGCTCTGTATGGCAGCGCAGATGCTGGCTTGGATCTCATCCGAACCTGTTTGGATGATAAGGAGGCGTCTGACCAGCTGACCTGTGCCAACGGCTCTGATTCCACCTGCGCCGCCTGCAGCGGTGACTCCTGCAACGTCCAGAGTTTGCCCGAAGACCGCCTGAGCTGTTACACCTGCGAGGGCGACGAGTGTGAGGATCCACAGCCCAAGACCTGTGCCATCTACAAGCCCGAGGATAGCTGCTTCCTGTGGGTGGACGAAGAGAACGATCTGAAGCAACTCGGCTGCCTGAGCTCCTTCCGCAACCAGGATCTGGAGGCCATTATCAAGACGAAGCGCATTTCCGTCTGCAATGGCACCAACTGCAATGTTCCCCAACTCCAGTCCCCCGTGCGATGTGCCGTCTGCGACTCTCGCGAGGATTCCTCTTGCGCCACCGATGCCCAGGCCATTGGAACCTTCAGCACCTGCAGTCAGTTGCCCCACACAGGATGCTTCACCAGATTGGAGAATG ATGGTTCAACCCAACGTGGCTGCCTGTACGATCTCGGCCAGACTGATTTTGCCTCGTGTCTTCTAGGAAGCGATGCCAACTGTACCGTGTGTTCGGTCGATGGATGCAATCGTGAg GTCTTCCCGGCTGATCGCCAAGTGTGCTACTCCTGCACCTCTGCGGATGACTCCAGTTGTGAATCGGATCCCTCGTATACCTTGGCATGTCCGTGGGTCAGCGACACTGAGACATGCAAGACCCTTCTTTCCGGAAATGTCACAACCCGCGGTTGCAGCAGCATCGTCGAGTGCGATTCCAGTGACTTCCGAAACTGCCGCAGTTGTTCAGGCAGCGAGTGCAATGCCATCGATTTGGCCAACCGGGTGGACGATGGTCAGCACGGTTTGTACCAGGACTTGCCCCTAAAGTGCCACTCTTGTGTGGGCGAACACTGTCTGAGTTCGCTGGGACCTGCGGTTACTTGTTCGCTGAATCCCGAGCAGGATTGTAAGACTGTCTTTGAGGCTGATGGCGTGTCGGTGAGAAGGAGAGGTTGCTCAGACGATGTGGATGACTACGAGGATCGCTATTGCCGAAAGAATCCTGCTTTGTGCTTCACCTGCAAGTCGAACGAGTGCAATGACGCCTGGTCCACGGAGGAGTATGTGAGCTGTACCTTCTGCAATTCGGCCAACAGATCGAGCTGTATCACCGATCCCAAGGAATCCGACCTGAGCAAGCGCAGTTGCAAGGGTCAGTGCTTGGTGGCTCTGATTGGAGAGGATTTGATTCGATCCTGTTTGGACGACAAGGAGCTGTATGACCGCTCCGATTGCAGCACCGACGAGAGTGGTACTAACTGTGCCACCTGCTCCGGCGCAGAATGCAATACCTTCTCGTATCCGGCTGATCGACTTAGTTGCCACACCTGCTCGGATGCCACATGTTCGAGCAGCCAGTCCCAAGCCTGTTTGGCCTACAAAACGAATGACTACTGTTTCGCCAAGTACGCCACTGATGGCAAGGTGGAGCTGATGGGTTGTGCTAGTAGCCAGAATAGCTCCAGCTTGGAGCAGTGGCAGGAGGGCAATCTGTTGTACTCCTGCCAGGGCAGCGAGTGCAACGAACTGAGCCGACTGCCCGCGGAAGGAGAGTGTCTGTCCTGTGATTCCAGCAAGACCTTGGAGTGCGCCCAGGATCCCACAGCTGTGCTGACCACCATTACCTGTCATGCCCCCAACTCCGATTGTATCACTCGTCTGGCGAACGGACATACGCACCGTGGATGCAGGAGTGAACTGAGCTCTACCGAAAGCAGCAGCTGTGTGGCGGATGGCACCTGCTCCGCTTGCTCCGGAGCCAAGTGCAACGTCGAGATCTTCCCCAACAATCGACGACGCTGCTACATCTGCAACTCCATTGATGACCCACTTTGCGCCCAGCATCCCAGCAGTTTGGCCGTGTGCCCAATTTACGAGGCAAACGACGTATGTGTCACATCCTTCAACAACGGTCTCCTGCGGCGCGGATGTGCCAGCGAATTGGAGTGCGAGATCGACAATGAGGATCACTGCAACAAGTGTTCCACGGATGGTTGCAACACGATCGAACTTACGGGTTCAGCCGGCGGACTGTccggattgggattgggtcTCACCCTCATCGTCGCCTGGCTGATCAGCTCAACTCAGCGACTGTAG
- the LOC117136930 gene encoding probable cell wall protein PGA61 codes for MSNLNCSKLLVALVLTSNYVLASEKCIYCRDINCQRSSYDAEEQCTEKLDACVSVFKAGVIQAQGCLESLEDDWREKCEDKDEGHEIDCEICVTERCNNVASKRASCLQCNNTEDAQCAESPGLLKAVQCPIARSGRSFCYASLVGDVLRRGCSLTLSDQVKCLADPNCHLCDPLEQPHCNDQIVRADDSPTTPEPTESTSSSTESTPSSTMTTESSSSSTTSTSTSSPESSTTNSPETTQSTTEPSTTEEVPTTTDKPNSAFGLNASVLLIFAQLAVFFYNPLK; via the exons ATGTCAAACTTAAATTGTTCTAAACTCTTGGTCGCACTTGTGTTGACCAGCAACTATGTTTTGGCATCggaaaaatgcatttattgTCGGGATATAAATTGCCAAAGGAGCAGCTATGATGCAGAGGAACAATGCACAGAGAAGTTGGATGCCTGCGTGAGTGTTTTTAAGGCAGGCGTAATTCAGGCCCAAGGATGTCTGGAAAGTCTCGAAGATGATTGGCGAGAAAAATGCGAGGATAAAGATGAAGGACATGAAATCGATTGCGAGATATGTGTAACCGAAAGATGCAACAACGTTGCATCCAAACGGGCTAGTTGTCTTCAGTGCAACAATACAGAG GACGCACAGTGTGCTGAATCTCCCGGGCTACTAAAGGCTGTACAATGTCCTATTGCTAGATCTGGCAGAAGTTTTTGCTATGCCAGTTTGGTTGGTGACGTTTTAAGAAGGGGATGCTCCCTAACCCTTTCAGATCAAGTCAAATGCCTGGCTGATCCGAATTGCCACTTGTGCGATCCTTTGGAACAACCCCACTGCAATGATCAAATTGTAAGAGCAGATGATTCACCAACCACTCCGGAACCGACGGAATCTACAAGTTCTTCAACGGAGTCCACGCCTAGTTCAACAATGACAACTGAATCATCATCAAGTTCTACAACCAGTACATCAACAAGTTCACCAGAAAGTTCAACAACAAATTCACCAGAAACTACACAATCCACCACAGAACCTTCGACTACTGAAGAGGTTCCAACCACAACCGACAAACCCAATTCGGCATTCGGTTTGAACGCTTCCGTATTGCTGATCTTTGCTCAATTGgcagtttttttttacaacCCACTTAAATAG